In Zingiber officinale cultivar Zhangliang chromosome 11B, Zo_v1.1, whole genome shotgun sequence, a single window of DNA contains:
- the LOC122034255 gene encoding uncharacterized protein LOC122034255, translated as MDTTKNIEEQLDKLHPCFSLQTRIAIVGAGPSGLSAAYALAKLGYSNVTVFEKYQTVAGMCESIDIEGRIYDLGGQVIAANSAPVISHLAKEVGAEFEEMDSHKLALIDSRTGKFEDMKVADDYVSLISLTLRLQDEANSSGHTGIRALSSFASDPTLDFLESHGLSSLPKSVAYGYTASGYGFIQDMPYAYIQEFTRTSMAGKIRRFKGGYSSMWQKLSQSLPFEVLCNNEVVNIRRHTLGVSLTVKNAHNEEKVMKFDKIIISGALAFKNGRTYRSSALATEESEVVDLNDLEEQLFCKVQTIDYYTTVLKIKGFDHMPVGFYYFGEFMDDPATIGHPVAMQKFFGDTNIFLFWSYGNSSDIKGPTVIKLLTDVVNTMGGVVQEVVLQRRFKYFPHVNSEDMKEGFFEKLESQLQGFQNTYYVGGLMAFELTERNSLYAMALVCKYFANDSEKPLIPYVKRLFPLVSSSESYFQRVIGQTPELVFPDLPSLNGYLTFWGTHPITTSKTLYTWLNEEGKIVNQRTFGELQANASHIAQKLLSDKCTFKSGDRVLLIYLPGLEFIDAFFGCLKAKIIPVPVLPPDPLQRGGQALLKIQNISKSCNAAAILSTSSYHLAVRTGFLKNVISLKKSSENSSASWPELPWVHTDSWIKKYRCQPRNSQLKDLESENSEFPEEICFLQFTSGSTGEPKGVMITHGGLIHNVKTMQRRYNSSSQTVLVSWLPQYHDMGLIGGLFTALVSGATAILFSPMTFIRNPLFWLRTMSDYQATHSAAPNFAFELVIRRLEADKAKNHTYDLSSLIFLMISAEPVRKKTLKRFIEISQSFGLSQEVMAPGYGLAENCVFVSCAFGEGKPILIDWEGRVCCGYSCPNDSDVDIRIVDPETLREHEEYGKEGEIWINSPSAGVGYWGNEDLSRKTFFNELENHKGKRYTRTGDLGRIIDGKLFITGRIKDLIIVAGRNIYSADVEKTVEGSSDSLRPGCCAVIGVAEEVLKTKGIPVSETSDQVGLVVIAEVKDGKSIDEEIVERIKLRVAEEHGVSVASIKLIKPRTISKTTSGKIQRFECLRKFADDTLILATMSASSKKSLFRSFTTGSSVERRSLIPLLGKSLSPDSQPCNAGKDVEEIVNFLRQLVAEQTGIAIEKISATESLVSYGIDSIGVVRAAQKLSDYLGVPVGAVDIFTATCISDLANFSQNLLIKSQPRTMKSTSHLDDMEDSVDLDTNASLIQKLVVCFLQILAILYVSSILIFPAYISSSIFFSLVSVNVAENVLLISTFLSLALAPLAWISYIFLTCLFLSFGNSFLQLNYVLTPEVSLWSIDFVKWWALSKAQEVAAKFLAVFLRGTVFLNYWYKMQGARVRSSVLIDTVEITDPSLVSIGEEATIAEGVLIQSHEVRNGALSFCPVKIGRNSTIGPYAVIQKGSIVGIGEEIQPLQKVGGANHITMPVKSSKIEKIHLYEGVSENLVPVYHFLGIYAVGCLGSLSGAIVYSSYVYFFGASYSRHNFTFACLAGAFHWLPATITAFASITTELPSSPSTCAFFMATAYFIHGLVLSLLTAILNRYLNSNRRASSNSHMKTWFLDQINTASHIRFAKLLSGTEAFCVYLRLLGAKVGRHCSIRAINPVSNPAMISIGDGVHLGDFSRIVSGFYSVNGFVSGEIQIEKNSVVGSQSLVLSGSNIQEDVVLGALSIAPVDSILQRGGIYMGSQTPTMVKNTLHLTDERIDEMDAKYKKIVGRLAGNLAITTMKVNSRYFHRIGVAGKGVLKLYQDLSAFPAHKIFSPNKCFSVVIRHSNSLSADDDARTDARGATLRVFSEEGYEIPLLDLTLKTGKAFYARTIEDFATWLVCGLPAREQQVKRSPHIWEAVWGSLRNTNSFTELHYYSNISRLIRFDDGREMYAKFKLRPVDSEIGEDSGQVVPKGILPPETGAIPREEGDTRPLLFLADDFRRRVSSPAHVRYVFQLQVRPIPSDEAAREEALDCTRPWDESEYPHVDIGEITIDQNLTAEESERLEFNPFLRCDEVDVIRASSCSQSASIDHGRSLVYEICQRLRNGVPLPMAWRNFLEQSDVKVDLSGCPMMMNAELKKVAPDRKVTLARTWYQTLWASLFQPLLQTFLPYLIIGVVIFVLLRWTLAVKSATDLPLHWLLPLFWAASGVAAAIVCVAAKSVLVGKREDGEAEHVWSRVVFMDTVWQALRTVAGDYFLEMITGSVFFGVWMRLLGARIEVEHGVYVTSMGAALNPELVEIERGGAVGRDAVLFGHIYEGEDGKVRYGKVRVEEGGFVGSRAVAMPGVRVEAGGHLGALSLAMKEEIVKSI; from the exons ATGGATACAACGAAAAACATTGAAGAACAGTTGGACAAGTTGCATCCTTGTTTTTCATTGCAAACAAGAATTGCCATTGTCGGAGCTGGCCCGAGTGGATTATCAGCTGCATATGCGCTAGCCAAACTTGGATATAGTAATGTGACAGTATTTGAGAAGTATCAAACAGTGGCTGGAATGTGTGAATCAATTGATATTGAAG GAAGGATCTATGATTTGGGTGGTCAAGTTATTGCTGCAAACAGTGCCCCTGTTATTTCTCACTTGGCAAAAGAAGTAGGTGCAGAATTTGAAGAAATGGACTCACACAAGCTTGCACTCATTGATAGCCGCACTGGGAAGTTTGAAGACATGAAAGTGGctgatgattatgtttcccttatATCATTGACATTGCGATTACAA GATGAAGCAAACAGTTCTGGTCATACTGGCATTCGTGCATTAAGCAGCTTTGCATCTGACCCAACTCTTGATTTTCTCGAGTCACATGGCCTAAGTTCTTTGCCGAAATCAGTGGCATATGGTTATACTGCATCTGGATATGGTTTTATACAAGACATGCCTTATGCTTACATTCAGGAGTTCACTAGAACTTCCATGGCTGGAAAGATTCGACGTTTTAAAGGCGGATACTCGAGCATGTGGCAAAAACTCAGCCAGTCTCTACCTTTTGAAGTCCTGTGCAATAATGAAGTTGTAAATATCAGGAGGCATACTTTGGGTGTCAGCTTAACTGTGAAGAATGCTCATAATGAGGAAAAAGTCATGAAATTCGACAAAATTATCATTTCAGGTGCTCTAGCCTTCAAGAATGGAAGGACTTACAGGTCTTCAGCACTAGCCA CTGAAGAAAGTGAGGTGGTAGATTTGAATGATCTTGAGGAGCAGTTGTTCTGTAAGGTGCAGACAATAGATTACTACACCACTGTTCTCAAGATTAAAGGATTCGACCACATGCCTGTTGGATTTTATTACTTCGGCGAATTCATGGATGATCCTGCAACAATTGGACATCCTGTGGCAATGCAGAAGTTTTTCGGTGATACAAATATATTCCTGTTTTGGTCATATGGAAATTCTAGCGATATCAAGGGTCCTACTGTGATAAAGCTTCTGACTGATGTTGTGAACACAATGGGAGGAGTGGTTCAGGAAGTGGTTTTGCAAAGGCGGTTCAAGTACTTTCCTCATGTTAATAGTGAAG ACATGAAAGAAGGTTTCTTTGAGAAACTGGAATCTCAGCTTCAAGGCTTTCAAAATACATATTATGTGGGAGGGCTGATGGCTTTTGAACTAACAGAACGAAACTCATTGTACGCCATGGCTTTAGTCTGCAAATACTTTGCTAATGATAGTGAGAAGCCACTCATTCCATACGTTAAG AGATTATTTCCTTTAGTTTCTAGCAGCGAGTCGTATTTTCAAAGAGTAATCGGTCAAACCCCTGAGTTAGTCTTTCCAGATCTACCATCTCTTAATGGTTACTTGACGTTTTGGGGAACTCATCCAATCACTACTAGTAAAACTCTTTACACATGGCTtaatgaggaaggaaagattgTGAATCAACGAACTTTTGGCGAACTTCAAGCCAATGCATCACATATTGCTCAAAAACTATTAAGTGACAAGTGCACTTTCAAGTCAGGTGATCGAGTTCTACTAATCTACCTCCCTGGTCTGGAGTTCATCGATGCTTTCTTTGGGTGTCTCAAAGCTAAAATCATTCCGGTGCCAGTTTTGCCTCCTGATCCACTTCAGCGAGGTGGACAAGCACTTCTCAAGATCCAAAACATTTCTAAGTCGTGCAATGCTGCTGCGATTCTGTCTACTTCATCATACCATCTGGCTGTTCGAACAGGATTCTTGAAGAATGTAATTTCCTTGAAAAAGAGCAGTGAAAATTCTTCAGCTAGTTGGCCTGAGCTCCCGTGGGTGCATACGGATTCATGGATTAAAAAATATCGATGTCAGCCTAGAAATTCCCAGCTGAAAGACTTGGAATCTGAAAACTCTGAGTTCCCAGAGGAGATATGTTTTTTGCAATTCACATCAGGCTCGACTGGAGAACCGAAAGGTGTGATGATAACTCATGGAGGATTAATTCATAATGTGAAGACAATGCAAAGACGATACAATAGCTCTTCTCAAACTGTTTTGGTCAGCTGGCTTCCTCAGTACCATGATATGGGGCTTATTGGTGGTCTTTTTACTGCTCTAGTCAGTGGTGCAACTGCGATACTCTTCTCGCCGATGACATTTATCAGGAATCCTCTTTTTTGGCTTCGAACCATGAGTGACTATCAGGCAACTCACAGTGCAGCTCCCAATTTTGCATTTGAATTGGTAATTAGAAGGCTAGAAGCAGATAAGGCGAAGAACCATACCTATGACCTGTCATCTTTGATCTTTCTTATGATTTCTGCTGAACCGGTaaggaagaaaacactaaaaagaTTCATTGAAATTTCTCAGTCATTTGGTCTGTCTCAAGAGGTAATGGCTCCCGGCTATGGTCTTGCTGAGAATTGTGTATTTGTGAGCTGTGCTTTCGGAGAAGGCAAGCCGATCCTGATAGATTGGGAGGGTAGAGTCTGCTGTGGCTACAGTTGTCCAAATGATTCAGATGTCGATATCAGAATTGTAGACCCTGAAACTCTTCGAGAGCATGAAGAATATGGAAAAGAAGGTGAGATATGGATTAACAGTCCTAGTGCTGGAGTTGGTTACTGGGGCAATGAGGATCTGAGTCGAAAAACATTCTTCAATGAGCTTGAGAATCACAAAGGCAAGAGATACACAAGAACAGGAGACTTGGGAAGAATTATCGATGGGAAACTTTTCATCACTGGCCGAATAAAGGACTTAATAATTGTTGCTGGAAGAAACATATACTCAGCTGATGTAGAGAAGACAGTAGAAGGTTCATCAGATTCTCTACGGCCAGGTTGCTGTGCTGTCATTGGTGTTGCAGAGGAAGTCCTGAAAACGAAAGGGATTCCAGTTTCGGAGACTTCTGATCAAGTTGGACTAGTTGTCATTGCCGAGGTTAAGGATGGAAAATCGATCGATGAAGAGATTGTTGAACGAATCAAATTACGAGTTGCAGAAGAACATGGTGTCTCTGTGGCTTCTATCAAGCTGATCAAACCGAGAACCATATCAAAGACAACTTCTGGCAAGATCCAGAGGTTTGAGTGTCTCAGGAAATTTGCAGACGACACATTAATTCTTGCAACAATGTCTGCTTCTTCCAAAAAGTCTCTATTTCGATCTTTTACTACTGGCAGCTCTGTGGAGAGGAGAAGTTTGATCCCGCTGCTCGGTAAATCTCTTTCTCCTGATTCTCAGCCTTGTAATGCTGGAAAGGATGTCGAAGAGATCGTTAATTTCCTTAGACAACTCGTAGCGGAACAAACTGGCATAGCTATTGAGAAGATATCTGCTACTGAGAGTCTGGTTTCCTATGGTATCGATTCAATTGGGGTCGTTAGAGCAGCCCAAAAACTTTCTGATTACCTCGGTGTTCCTGTTGGAGCTGTAGACATTTTTACTGCAACTTGCATTTCAGATTTAGCGAACTTTTCCCAGAACCTTCTTATTAAGTCCCAGCCCAGGACCATGAAATCAACCTCCCACCTTGACGATATGGAAGATTCTGTTGATCTCGATACCAATGCGTCATTAATTCAGAAGCTGGTTGTTTGCTTCCTACAAATCTTGGCCATTCTGTATGTGTCTTCTATCCTAATCTTTCCTGCTTACATCTCCAGCTCAATTTTCTTCAGTTTGGTTTCGGTTAATGTGGCTGAGAATGTGTTACTTATTTCTACTTTTCTTTCACTTGCCCTTGCACCTCTGGCCTGGATTTCTTACATCTTTCTCACTTGCCTTTTCCTCTCCTTCGGAAACTCATTCCTCCAACTTAACTATGTCCTCACTCCAGAAGTCTCTTTATGGTCAATCGATTTCGTTAAATGGTGGGCACTAAGCAAAGCTCAGGAAGTAGCTGCAAAATTCTTGGCTGTCTTCCTCAGAGGCACAGTGTTCTTGAACTACTGGTACAAGATGCAAGGAGCTCGGGTCAGGTCATCTGTTCTAATTGATACCGTTGAGATCACAGATCCCTCTCTTGTTTCGATCGGAGAAGAAGCCACGATAGCAGAAGGTGTTCTGATTCAAAGCCATGAAGTGAGGAACGGTGCATTGAGCTTCTGCCCAGTCAAAATTGGCAGGAATTCTACAATCGGTCCTTACGCCGTGATCCAGAAAGGAAGCATAGTGGGAATAGGCGAGGAAATTCAACCTCTACAGAAAGTCGGGGGTGCAAATCACATAACTATGCCAGTGAAATCTTCTAAGATCGAAAAG ATACACTTATATGAAGGCGTATCAGAAAACTTGGTGCCAGTTTATCACTTTCTGGGAATTTATGCTGTAGGTTGCCTTGGTTCTCTATCCGGTGCCATCGTTTATTCGTCTTACGTATACTTCTTCGGAGCCTCCTATTCACGACACAACTTCACGTTCGCTTGCCTTGCCGGTGCCTTCCATTGGTTACCTGCTACAATCACAGCATTTGCCTCCATAACAACTGAGCTCCCATCCAGTCCAAGTACTTGTGCTTTCTTCATGGCTACTGCTTACTTCATTCATGGCCTGGTCCTTAGCCTCCTCACCGCCATTTTAAACCGTTACCTCAATAGTAATAGGCGAGCGAGTTCAAATTCCCACATGAAGACATGGTTTCTTGATCAAATAAACACTGCTAGCCACATAAGGTTTGCCAAACTCTTGTCAGGAACAGAAGCATTTTGCGTGTATCTACGCCTTTTGGGGGCTAAAGTCGGGCGCCATTGCTCTATCAGGGCGATCAACCCGGTCAGTAACCCTGCTATGATCTCAATTGGTGATGGTGTCCATCTTGGCGATTTTAGCCGCATCGTAAGTGGGTTCTATTCTGTTAATGGATTTGTTTCTGGGGAAATTCAGATTGAGAAAAACTCAGTGGTCGGCAGTCAGAGCTTAGTCCTCTCGGGATCGAACATCCAAGAAGATGTTGTTCTTGGTGCTCTTTCGATTGCACCAGTAGATTCTATCCTCCAAAGAGGGGGCATATACATGGGCTCTCAGACACCCACCATGGTCAAAAACACCTTGCATCTTACAGATGAGAGAATTGATGAAATGGATGCGAAGTACAAGAAGATCGTCGGAAGACTCGCCGGAAACTTAGCTATCACGACAATGAAGGTCAATTCGAGGTACTTCCATCGAATCGGTGTTGCCGGAAAAGGTGTTCTAAAATTGTACCAAGATCTCTCAGCATTTCCAGCTCACAAAATCTTCAGCCCCAACAAGTGCTTCTCGGTGGTGATCCGACATAGCAACAGTCTCAGTGCCGACGACGATGCAAGAACCGACGCACGGGGTGCGACTTTACGAGTTTTCTCTGAAGAAGGTTATGAAATTCCTCTTCTTGACCTGACTCTGAAAACAGGCAAAGCGTTCTACGCTCGCACAATCGAAGACTTTGCCACATGGCTGGTCTGCGGCCTTCCGGCGAGGGAGCAGCAAGTGAAACGGTCTCCTCACATCTGGGAAGCCGTCTGGGGTTCTTTGAGGAACACAAACTCTTTCACAGAGCTGCACTACTACTCcaacatcagtcgattgattcgCTTTGATGATGGCCGGGAGATGTATGCCAAGTTCAAACTGCGGCCGGTTGATTCTGAGATCGGTGAGGATTCCGGTCAGGTGGTTCCAAAAGGCATTCTTCCTCCGGAGACCGGTGCGATCCCGAGGGAAGAGGGCGACACCCGTCCCTTGCTCTTCCTGGCTGATGATTTCCGGCGACGAGTGAGCTCCCCGGCTCATGTCCGTTACGTGTTTCAGCTGCAAGTCCGGCCAATTCCCTCTGACGAAGCAGCGCGCGAAGAGGCTCTCGACTGCACCAGGCCGTGGGATGAGTCGGAATACCCGCACGTCGACATCGGCGAGATCACAATCGATCAGAATCTCACTGCGGAAGAATCTGAAAGGCTCGAATTCAATCCGTTTCTGCGTTGCGACGAGGTCGATGTCATCCGAGCAAGCTCGTGCTCGCAGAGCGCGTCCATCGACCATGGCCGGTCGTTGGTGTACGAGATATGTCAACGCCTGCGCAACGGCGTTCCGCTTCCGATGGCCTGGCGGAATTTCCTCGAGCAGTCTGATGTAAAAGTGGACCTTTCCGGCTGTCCGATGATGATGAACGCAGAGCTGAAGAAGGTCGCTCCTGATCGGAAAGTGACGTTAGCGAGGACATGGTATCAAACGCTATGGGCATCCCTTTTCCAGCCATTGCTGCAGACGTTCCTGCCATATCTCATCATCGGAGTAGTGATCTTCGTGCTGCTCCGCTGGACGCTCGCCGTCAAGTCAGCCACGGACCTGCCTCTGCACTGGCTGCTACCACTTTTCTGGGCGGCATCCGGCGTCGCCGCTGCGATCGTATGTGTTGCAGCCAAGTCGGTTCTGGTCGGCAAGCGAGAGGACGGCGAAGCGGAGCATGTATGGAGTCGGGTGGTGTTCATGGACACTGTGTGGCAGGCTCTGAGGACTGTCGCCGGCGACTACTTTCTCGAGATGATCACCGGATCTGTGTTCTTTGGGGTGTGGATGAGGCTGCTGGGCGCGCGTATCGAGGTCGAACACGGGGTCTACGTGACCAGCATGGGGGCGGCGCTGAACCCTGAGCTGGTGGAGATTGAGAGAGGcggcgccgtcgggagagatgCAGTGCTGTTCGGGCACATCTATGAAGGGGAAGACGGGAAAGTGAGGTACGGGAAGGTGAGGGTCGAGGAGGGTGGGTTCGTCGGAAGCAGGGCGGTGGCGATGCCCGGCGTAAgggtggaggctggaggtcaccTTGGTGCTCTCTCTTTGGCCATGAAGGAAGAAATTGTCAAGTCAATCTGA